aatggagaaaatccaaAATCAACAAATGCCATAACAGAGAACATTCTAATTATCAGATCTCCTGGAGACAATGAAATTAAaggcagggatgatattacaaaagaatatACCAATGACATTATAGAAAAGTCAACTTTATATCCGTATGTCAAAGAATTCCAATTAATAGCAACTGCACAGGAAACAGCAAACACAAATATCATCACACCATTCTTAAGTTTCCATGctaatgcaattccattgcaaactgatgatggataacaaaatgaatgtttaaagaaacaaaagaagtctgtagctgaagaacaaaactAAGAtatgagcaaaatagaaatacaagcacCTTTGGTCCAagtatgccaacaaaatgagaacacagaaccaagggtcatgataaaagtgggtaataaAATATACCCAGCCTGTATCAATACAGGGGCAACCAAATCTGTTTTGAAAACATCTCCTGAAGGCAATCAAATCACAAATTGCATACAAAATGGTGACAACCGGGAAAAATAAACAGAGAGTACCAAAACTAAAATCAAATATGGTAACTCCAGAAACCCTAAAAACAGAACAcacattcttgttaatcccaGAATGTCCAATCAACCTTATTGagagatattttttttctgtaaaattggagcaaccattcaatgtgataaatcaggtttacatctacccaaagactctttaaaacattatccattgctaTTCAGGGGACAAATGGATGATGTACAAGATCAGAATGAAGCTAAAgtatttgaaataccaagtgatataACAGAAGAGCTTTGGGCTACACATTCTACAGATTTGTAGATTCTACAATCAACAAAGTTTCtatctttttggtaagctccaattcaaattcttcaagagtttgtggccaaATTCCACTGGAGGGAGGGAGGTTTTGGCATATttgtttgtatttcctcttctgcttttttctctgtagtctggattttcctctgtaaaattatgCAGAGTCAACCCTCTTTTTTAtagaaaactttttattttattttacttatttattttttaacccacaccatccatcttggagtcagtactgtgtattgactacaaggtagaagaggggtaagggctaagcaatgggagttaagtgacttgcccagggtcacatagctgggaagtgtctgaggccagatgtgaacctaggatttcccatctgtagacctgactctcaatccactgagccacccagctgccccctcaacctcttcttgtttttcttggtgttgggaagttgctCCTGGGCACTATTTGTCAACACTTTGGtggtttctctttcccttttagggtgtgaggtgttgatccaaccccagtctctcccatgctgtcttccaacattcccagcagtttttgttttcaatcaaatagtgtatttttgtcctcaaagctgggatctttgggtttatcatagactgttatCCTCTGGTCATtaaccacaagtctattccactgatcctcctttcagtctcttagccagtaccatattgttttgatgaccactgctttatagtaatgTTTGAGACCTGGTAGTGTAAGGCctacttcctttacatttttttttcattacttccccgGATATCCTTGGTATTTCCTTCTTCGAAAcaaactttgttttgtttttgttttttgtttttttcaatgggtatggaaccaaagaagtaaagaagttttggtaggatagtcatttttattatgttagctcattctaccaatgagcatttaatgtttttttttctttttttcccagttgtttagatctacttttaattgggTGGGAAGCGTTTGGTATAtttttgtgttcatatacttcctgtgtttgtcttggcagatagattcctaattgtTCTATatcatctagggtgattttaaatggaatttctctcgcTAATTCtggctgctgagatgtgttggagatatatagaaatgctgatgacttatgtggttttatatTGTATCCGGAAAcattgctaaagctgttgattattccCATTAGCTttgtagttgattctctagggttctttaagtagaccatcatatcatctgcaaagcatgatagcttggtcttctcgttgccaattttaatgccttcaatttctttttcttctctaattgctacagctagtgtctctagtacaatgttcaataataggggtgataatgggcatccttgcttcactcctgatcttattgggaaggcttctaattcatccccattgcagatgatgtttgctgatggttttagatatatactatttattatttttaggaaaggcccttcttttcctaGACTTTGTAGTGCTGTCAGTACGAATGagtgttgttttttgtcaaaggctgTTTCTGCAAATACtgagataagcatgtgatttGTGTTGGTTGCTTGTCGATTTGGCCAacaatgtggatggttttcctgatattggaCCATCTTTGCCTTCCCGGCATCAATTCCACCTGATCGAAAAGAATAGTCCTGGCTATCATGTGCTGCAGTCTATTGCTAGTAttctttggaagattttttttttgcatctatgttcatgaaggagattggtctatagtttcctttctctacttttaagctgtctggctttggaatctgtaccatatttgtgtcatgagaGGAATCTGGGAgcattccttctttgcttattctgtcaaggagtttgtataatattgggattagttgtttttgaatgtttgataggattcacttgtgaatccatcaggccctggggattttttcttagtgagttctttgatggcttgttcaattttgttttctgatacgggattatttctggatttcatttcttcttctgttaatctaggcaatctatatttttgtaaatattcatcgatatcacctacattgccatatttgttgccatataattgggcaaaattcgTTTTtatgattgcctcaatttctactccattacaggtgaggtctccctttacaTCTATGGTACTGGgaatttgattttcctctttcctttcttgtttatctttttattcgattgaccagtgctttgtctctTTTGTTGGGTTTGTTTCCCCACAATAccaccttctattcctatttattaattcaatctttctttcatttttgattttattaatttctcccttagtttttaggatctctaatttagttttcatctgagagttttcaattttttgctctccagttttttgatttgcatgtccaagtcattgacctctaccctccctaatttgttaatatatgaattctaggatataaatttccccccaagttctgctttggctgcatcccacagactttgaaaggatgtctcatcattgtcattttcttcaatgaaattagtagctagctgtttctatgatttgttttttaactaacagattttggagaatcatagtatttaatttccaattggtttttgaattggctctccatgtaccattactgattattctttttattgcattatgatctgaaaaggttgcagttattatttctgcttttctgaactgttttgccatgtttttatgccctagtacatggtcaatctttgtgaatgtaccatgtgctgctgaaaagaaggggtcttcctttttgtccctatatatttCTCTCCGTTTACCTATtgactctcatttttctaagatttcattcaggtctctcacctctttctcatttagtttttttttcaatttgatttatctagatctgatagtggtaaattcagatctcccactagtatagcttacttatctatttcctcctttaactccaatagtttcttctttagaaatgtggatgctctaccatttggttcatacatgttgattactgatatttcctcattgtcgacactgccttttatcaggatgtagttaccttcactatcccttttaatcatatccatttttactttggctttctcagatttcatgattgcaactcctacctcctttctctcagttgaggcccaatagattttgctccgaCACCGAATGCTAAACTTGTTAGTGCCCTGCTACTGGTCCTGCTTGTTCGTGATAATCGATGGCTAGCAACAAACCCTCACGTCCTTTGATGCCTAAAGTGCAAATGgttacatttatatttcttaatggAGTATCTTCTGTTCAATAGAAAGGACCCTTCTCTTCTTTACAATTGCTGAAGTGAGTCACGGTGTagaattgttgttgtttggttatttcagttgtgcccagctcttttgactgcatttggggttttcttggcaaaggtagtgCATGATTTGCTTtggccttttccagctcatttcacaggtgaagaCTTCAGATTGTGAGAAGGGAATTAACACTTCCTTCGTTTTTTAGAGCGCTGTAGCAACTCTGTGTTAGGAAAGCCTTCATTTTCCTCCCCCTGTCTCCTCTTCCCGTGTTTGTCCTGTTTGCTTCCCTTTCCATCTCCTGGTGGATTTTCACGGTCCTTCTCTTTTGACGTGGCAATGTCCTTCATGGTGTGACCATGTCTCGCTGAGAGCTTTTCCGGGTAATTGCCACCTCTGTTGGGACTGCGGTGACCTGTTTGTCCTTGAGGTATATTCCGTTTGttaggagactgccccctaaacACTGGAGGGGATCTTGGTCGTGAATGATATCGCCTACGTGGGGGCGACCTCGATCTGGCGCGGTGATAACCATGAGACCTGGATCTTGAACGCCGATCTCGACTTTTGCCTCTGCCTCTTCTGGGGTATGGACAGTGTGAAGGACTAAAGGATCGAGAATGGGAAGGGCAACGTGAGGAACCACATCTCGATTTAGAATAGGTATATGAACTTCTTGAGCGAGAGGAGCCACTATGTGGCGATTTAGATCTTGAAAAGGCGCGTCGACGCTCCTTTGGAATCTTTTCGTAGTCCGTGAATTTCTTAGCAAAATCTCGTTTggactttctcttctcctcctctcttagtCTTCTTTGCACTCTGTAGAACTCTTCCCTGGATAAGGGGAGAGCTTGTATTGTCCGGATGGTATTCGGAGGAGCGGTTTGTACTGCTGTGGATACCCAAGGTGCTGATAAAGTTGTAGGGGCTGGAGGGAAACCTGGAGGAGGGACTCTGTAGCCAGCAGGTGGTGGTGGCCCGGGTGGAAATtgaggagggaactgaggtggTGGAACACCtggagggagaggaagtgtgtggggCGGTGGTGGATACAAAGGAGGCGGTGGGACAGGTGTTCCTGGTAGTGATGGGCCATGAGTCCTCTGGGAATGTTCACCAAGGTGTTGCCCTCCATTGATGCTTGGTTCCCAAACAGGTctaccagcagcagcagcagcagcagcaggagcagcagcagcagcagcagcagcagcagcagcagcagcagcagcagcagcaggagcaggagcaacaAGAGCAGCATTTATTCTTGCTGGACCCGTTGTAGGCATCAACTGTCCATGCAAAAGGGACTGCCCGATCCCAGAAGGCGTTCCAAGCAGAGGTCCCCGAGAGCCCTTTTCTTCCCTTAGTGCACTAATTGCTGTTGATGAAGAAGCTTGAGGATGATCTGATACCAAAGCTGCAGCAGGTCTCAGTTTGTCATCAGGATCACGGGAAGGCCCATCTGGTTTTTCTGCTTGGACAGATATGGACACTGTGGCAGTTCCATCGGCAACTGGTGCCGGAGTAGAAGGTTTCTTTATAGGTGCAGCAGAGGATTTATTAGGACTCATGGATGATGATCCAGAAGCAGTAGCAGCATGAGTAGATGCAGATGTCACTGGGATCTTCAAAGGGTCCTGCTGTCTTGAAAGTGGAGGTCTGGTCAGTGGCAGTAGGTTCCGCTGAATCGGTGGccttggaggtgggggtgggcatATTTGCTTTTGAAGCCCTTTGGTATAACCGGTTTTGTTTTGGAAGTTCTCAATAGCCCGGCGCAAACATTTGTTGGCAATTAAAGCATCAGGAGACACATCATTCTGATGACAAGTTGGGCATGTATGGCCATCCGATTCTAGCAAAGCTGTTCTTATACATTCGTCACAATAACTGTTTCCACAGCAAGGTATGACAGCGGCATCAGTCATTATGGCTTTGCAGATTAGACATAGCAATTCATCTGGGATAGGGTCCTCCACTTCTGACGAAGACGACTCTTCCGCTGGTAGGAAAggtggtttttctttcttccccctggCATATGCCTCTGCATCTATGGTTGGGATGACATATTTTCCAGTATCGGTAAGCATGGCACCTTTCATGTTCGGATCTTTCACCTCCATCATAAAACTTCTAGGAATTCCAGTGCTCTTTTTCATTCTGGGAACCGGATCAAAGTCTTTATCCCCTTTGGTTGGGCAATTCTTTATGTAATGGCCAGGTTTCCCACACCGGAAACAGGTATAAGATGGTGGAGGTGGCCCCGGAGGTGTCTTCGTGTAATGGATCGGATCGTATTCGTGGACGGACTGGATCATCATCGCTTGAACTTTGTCTTCTTCAGAAGCATCGGCTTCAGTCAGATTTGCAAACTTGATCAACTGGGCCACAGAAGCAGATGCAGAAGAGTCAGTCTTCCTTTGAGTTTCCTTTTTCGCCTCCCGTGGAACGCCACTAGGCATATCAAACTGTCTTCTCAGGTCATGAGATAGGTTTGCTTTTGAGGTTCTACTCACTCGTTTAGTTAGATCTAAAACATGTGTCCTGCTCGTAGCTACAATACCTCCAGCAGGAACTCTTCTTACGATAACGGAGAAATTCCTGTGAATCGGGGCATTGTCATCCCTGTACTCTTCTTTTGTGTCTGCATTGCTGATGTGCAGCTCGCAGTTAGGAGCCTtgagtttctctttcttcatgaTTTGCTTCTTCAAATCACACACGGAGATGTGGGGTCCTTCAAAGATAACGGTCCCATAGTTGAGTTGGGAGGAAAATTTATAATGCACACCGGACATGGTGCCAAAAGTTTCCTGAGGCTCAGGGCTGAGACGGGACACTCTGAAGTATCTGGCTCTTTGTAAACTGAAGagatgtgtacacacacacacaacactcaGAATCTGAGGCAACCTGGGGCCTTATTCaggcccccaccccccaaaaatggGGTTCTGAACCAAGGACCCTCACTCCAATACTCAAATCACCTCAAGGGTGGATGGGAGCAGGAGGGTACCGGAAAAGGGATTTTGGAGGTAGGGAGCAGTTGAGCTAAATGCCCTAAGGGCTTCTCTGAAGAAATCCAGTTCACCTccaacaaagttccaatctccagtCAGAAGAGCACAAGAGTCCCCAGAATAAGCGTCTCCTTCAGCCCTAGCCACCAACTCAGGAATCCTCTTCGGAGGCTGAGAGTCCCTTCAGCAAGGGCCACCAGCACAAGACTCTTGCTTCAACCAGAGTCACCAACCAAAAGCTCAATTCCAGCCCTCTGCTCTGGCTTTATAATGAACCCCTTTCTCCACCTACCAGTTCTCCCATGTCTCTGGGAGTGTGAACTTCCTAACTCTGACAGTGTGAACTTTCTCCCTCTCAGGGTGTGAACTTACTGTCTCTCAGGCTgggaacttcctttctctgggggTGTGAACTTCCTTGCAATCCATGCTAAATAAAGGGTCTTCAAGTTTCTGACTAGGCATGTCAATCCTCTGAAACCCTCCTCTCCCAAAAGGATCACAGAGGGGATTTTCAAAAGGAGATTAACActcccttgttgttgttgtttttaatgtgaCCACACAGAAACTTGAAAACCCAAtagcatctttcctttcccaaagatctgacattcatactattctgtgctcacctaattcacttctaatttccttccttatattcagcccattcgcccattctgagctgatcttggtatagggtgtgagctgttgatccAACCCCTGtgtctcccatgctgtcttccaatgttcccagcagatttttttttttaatcaaatagtggatttttgtcccaaaagctgggatatttgggtttatcatagactgtggtACTCTGGTCactaaccccaagtctattccactgatcctcctttctgtctcttagccagtaccatactgtatagatgaccgctgctttatagtatagtttgagatctggtagtgcaaggcccccttcctttgcatgttTTCTTTCATTACTTCCACAGATATCCTTGGTATTTACTTCTTCCAAACAAACTTTGTTccgtttctgtttctgttttgttgttgttgttgtttttttctaattcagtcaaAAGGATTtttgggtagttcaatgggtatggcaccaaacaagtaaataagtttggataggaaggccattttcattatgttagcttgtcctacccatgagcagttaatgttttgttttgttttgctttttcccaGTAGtctagatctacttttaattgtgtgggaagtgttctgtatttctgtgttcatatagttcctgtgtttgtcttggccgATAGATGCCTAATCGTTCTATATCGTCTaggctgattttaaatggaatttctctcacTCATGCTGAGATGTGTGGGAGATATatcgaaatgctgatgacttatgtgggttcattttgtatcctgcaactttgctaaagttgttgattatttccactagctttttagttgattctctcgggttctttaagtagaccatcataacaCCTGCAAAgcgtgatagcttggtctcctcgttgccaattttaatgccttcaatttctttttcttctctaattgctacagctagtgtctctagtacaatgttcaacaatagaggtgataatgggcatccttgcttcactcctgatcttattgggaaggcttctaattcatccccattgcagatgatgtttgctgatggttttagatatatactatttattatttttaggaaaggcccttttttCCTAGACTTTGTAGTGCTTTCAGTGCGAATGagtgttgttttttgtcaaaggctgTTTCTGCAAATACtgagataagcatgtgatttGTGTTGGTTGCTTGTCGATTTGGCCAacgatgtggatggttttcctgatattggaCCATCCTTGCCTTCCCGGTATCAATTCCAACTGATTGTAATGAATAATCCTGGCGATCATGTCTATTGCTAGTAttctttggaagattttttttttttttttgcatctatgttcatgaaggagattggtctatagtttcctttctctacttttaagctgtctggctttggaatctgtaccatatttgtgtcatgagaGGAATCTgggagaattccttctttgcttattctgtcaaggactttgtataatattgggattagttgtttttgaatgtttgataggattcacttgtgaatccgtcaggccctggggattttttcttagtgagttctttgatggcttgttcaattttgttttctgatacgggattatttctggatttcatttcttcttctgttaatctaggcaatctatatttttgtaaatattcatcgatATCACCcacattgccatatttgttgccatataattgggcaaaattcgTTTTTATGAATGCCTCAATTTCTACTCCATtacaggtgaggtctcccttttcatctatggtactgggaatttggttttcctcattcctttcttgtttctctttttattcgattgaccagtgctttgtctctTTTGTTGGGTTTGTTTCCCCACAATAccaccttctattcctatttattaattcaatctttctttcatttttgattttattaatttctcccttagtttttaggatctctaatttagttttcatctgagagttttcaattttttgctctccagttttttgatttgcatgtccaattcattgacctctaccctccctaatttgttaatatatgaattctaggatataaatttccccccgagttctgctttggctgcatcccacagacttcgaaaggatgtctcatcattgtcattttcttcaatgaaattagtagctagctgtttctatgatttgttttttaactaacagattttggagaatcatagtatttaatttccaattggtttttgaattggctctccatgtaccattactgattattctttttattgcattatgatctgaaaaggttgcagttattatttctgcttttctgaactgttttgccatgtttttatgccctagtacgtggtcaatctttgtgaatgtaccatgtgctgctgaaaagaaggggtcttcctttttgtccctatatatttCTCTCCGTTTACCTATtgactctcatttttctaagatttcattcacgtctctcacctctttctcatttagtttttttttttcaatttgatttatctagatctgatagtggtaaattcagatctcccactagtatagcttacttatctatttcctcctttaactccactagtttcttctttagaaatgtggatgctctaccatttggtgcatacatgttgattactgatatttcctcattgtcgacactgccttttatcaggatgtagttaccttcactatcccttttaatcatatccatttttactttggctttctcagatttcatgattgcaactcctacctcctttctctcagttgaggcccaatagattttgctccgaCACCGAATGCTAAACTTGTTAGTGCCCTGCTACTGGTCCTGCTTGTTCGTGATAATCGATGGCTAGCAACAAACCCTCACGTCCTTTGATGCCTAAAGTGCAAATGgttacatttatatttcttaatggAGTATCTTCTGTTCAATAGAAAGGACCCTTCTCTTCTTTACAATTGCTGAAGTGAGTCACGGTGTagaattgttgttgtttggttatttcagttgtgcccagctcttttgactgcatttggggttttcttggcaaaggtagtgCATGATTTGCTTtggccttttccagctcatttcacaggtgaagaCTTCAGATTGTGAGAAGGGAATTAACACTTCCTTCGTTTTTTAGAGCGCTGTAGCAACTCTGTGTTAGGAAAGCCTTCATTTTCCTCCCCCTGTCTCCTCTTCCCGTGTTTGTCCTGTTTGCTTCCCTTTCCATCTCCTGGTGGATTTTCACGGTCCTTCTCTTTTGACGTGGCAATGTCCTTCATGGTGTGACCATGTCTCGCTGAGAGCTTTTCCGGGTAATTGCCACCTCTGTTGGGACTGCGGTGACCTGTTTGTCCTTGAGGTATATTCCGTTTGttaggagactgccccctaaacACTGGAGGGGATCTTGGTCGTGAATGATATCGCCTACGTGGGGGCGACCTCGATCTGGCGCGGTGATAACCATGAGACCTGGATCTTGAACGCCGATCTCGACTTTTGCCTCTGCCTCTTCTGGGGTATGGACAGTGTGAAGGACTAAAGGATCGAGAATGGGAAGGGCAACGTGAGGAACCACATCTCGATTTAGAATAGGTATATGAACTTCTTGAGCGAGAGGAGCCACTATGTGGCGATTTAGATCTTGAAAAGGCGCGTCGACGCTCCTTTGGAATCTTTTCGTAGTCCGTGAATTTCTTAGCAAAATCTCGTTTggactttctcttctcctcctctcttagtCTTCTTTGCACTCTGTAGAACTCTTCCCTGGATAAGGGGAGAGCTTGTATTGTCCGGATGGTATTCGGAGGAGCGGTTTGTACTGCTGTGGATACCCAAGGTGCTGATAAAGTTGTAGGGGCTGGAGGGAAACCTGGAGGAGGGACTCTGTAGCCAGCAGGTGGTGGTGGCCCGGGTGGAAATtgaggagggaactgaggtggTGGAACACCtggagggagaggaagtgtgtggggCGGTGGTGGATACAAAGGAGGCGGTGGGACAGGTGTTCCTGGTAGTGATGGGCCATGAGTCCTCTGGGAATGTTCACCAAGGTGTTGCCCTCCATTGATGCTTGGTTCCCAAACAGGTctaccagcagcagcagcagcagcagcaggagcaggagcagcagcagcagcagcaggagcagcagcagcagcagcagcagcaggagcaggagcaacaAGAGCAGCATTTATTCTTGCTGGACCCGTTGTAGGCATCAACTGTCCATGCAAAAGGGACTGCCCGATCCCAGAAGGCGTTCCAAGCAGAGGTCCCCGAGAGCCCTTTTCTTCCCTTAGTGCACTAATTGCTGTTGATGAAGAAGCTTGAGGATGATCTGATACCAAAGCTGCAGCAGGTCTCAGTTTGTCATCAGGATCACGGGAAGGCCCATCTGGTTTTTCTGCTTGGACAGATATGGACACTGTGGCAGTTCCATCGGCAACTGGTGCCGGAGTAGAAGGTTTCTTTATAGGTGCAGCAGAGGATTTATTAGGACTCATGGATGATGATCCAGAAGCAGTAGCAGCATGAGTAGATGCAGATGTCACTGGGATCTTCAAAGGGTCC
This sequence is a window from Monodelphis domestica isolate mMonDom1 chromosome 3, mMonDom1.pri, whole genome shotgun sequence. Protein-coding genes within it:
- the LOC130457963 gene encoding E3 ubiquitin-protein ligase RBBP6-like, which gives rise to MSGVHYKFSSQLNYGTVIFEGPHISVCDLKKQIMKKEKLKAPNCELHISNADTKEEYRDDNAPIHRNFSVIVRRVPAGGIVATSRTHVLDLTKRVSRTSKANLSHDLRRQFDMPSGVPREAKKETQRKTDSSASASVAQLIKFANLTEADASEEDKVQAMMIQSVHEYDPIHYTKTPPGPPPPSYTCFRCGKPGHYIKNCPTKGDKDFDPVPRMKKSTGIPRSFMMEVKDPNMKGAMLTDTGKYVIPTIDAEAYARGKKEKPPFLPAEESSSSEVEDPIPDELLCLICKAIMTDAAVIPCCGNSYCDECIRTALLESDGHTCPTCHQNDVSPDALIANKCLRRAIENFQNKTGYTKGLQKQICPPPPPRPPIQRNLLPLTRPPLSRQQDPLKIPVTSASTHAATASGSSSMSPNKSSAAPIKKPSTPAPVADGTATVSISVQAEKPDGPSRDPDDKLRPAAALVSDHPQASSSTAISALREEKGSRGPLLGTPSGIGQSLLHGQLMPTTGPARINAALVAPAPAAAAAAAAAAAAAAAAAPAAAAAAAGRPVWEPSINGGQHLGEHSQRTHGPSLPGTPVPPPPLYPPPPHTLPLPPGVPPPQFPPQFPPGPPPPAGYRVPPPGFPPAPTTLSAPWVSTAVQTAPPNTIRTIQALPLSREEFYRVQRRLREEEKRKSKRDFAKKFTDYEKIPKERRRAFSRSKSPHSGSSRSRSSYTYSKSRCGSSRCPSHSRSFSPSHCPYPRRGRGKSRDRRSRSRSHGYHRARSRSPPRRRYHSRPRSPPVFRGQSPNKRNIPQGQTGHRSPNRGGNYPEKLSARHGHTMKDIATSKEKDRENPPGDGKGSKQDKHGKRRQGEENEGFPNTELLQRSKKRRKC
- the LOC130457964 gene encoding E3 ubiquitin-protein ligase RBBP6-like, with the translated sequence MSGVHYKFSSQLNYGTVIFEGPHISVCDLKKQIMKKEKLKAPNCELHISNADTKEEYTDDNAPIHRNFSVIVRRVPAGGIVATSRTHVLDLTKRVSRTSKANLSHDLRRQFDMPSGVPREAKKETQRKTDSSASASVAQLIKFANLTEADASEEDKVQAMMIQSVHEYDPIHYTKTPPGPPPPSYTCFRCGKPGHYIKNCPTKGDKDFDPVPRMKKSTGIPRSFMMEVKDPNMKGAMLTDTGKYVIPTIDAEAYARGKKEKPPFLPAEESSSSEVEDPIPDELLCLICKAIMTDAAVIPCCGNSYCDECIRTALLESDGHTCPTCHQNDVSPDALVANKCLRRAIENFQNKTGYTKGLQKQICPPPPPRPPIQRNLLPLTRPPLSRQQDPLKIPVTSASTHAATASGSSSMSPNKSSAAPIKKPSTPAPVADGTATVSISVQAEKPDGPSRDPDDKLRPAAALVSDHPQASSSTAISALREEKGSRGPLLGTPSGIGQSLLHGQLMPTTGPARINAALVAPAPAAAAAAAAPAAAAAAPAPAAAAAAAGRPVWEPSINGGQHLGEHSQRTHGPSLPGTPVPPPPLYPPPPHTLPLPPGVPPPQFPPQFPPGPPPPAGYRVPPPGFPPAPTTLSAPWVSTAVQTAPPNTIRTIQALPLSREEFYRVQRRLREEEKRKSKRDFAKKFTDYEKIPKERRRAFSRSKSPHSGSSRSRSSYTYSKSRCGSSRCPSHSRSFSPSHCPYPRRGRGKSRDRRSRSRSHGYHRARSRSPPRRRYHSRPRSPPVFRGQSPNKRNIPQGQTGHRSPNRGGNYPEKLSARHGHTMKDIATSKEKDRENPPGDGKGSKQDKHGKRRQGEENEGFPNTELLQRSKKRRKC